The following is a genomic window from Nymphaea colorata isolate Beijing-Zhang1983 chromosome 3, ASM883128v2, whole genome shotgun sequence.
GCAGCTATTTTGGTTTTTGCTACTTCGTGTTGATTAGCTCACAAGAGTTTTGTTGCTTAGTGATCAGGTTGTCACACGTTATAGTCTCACGGGCTGGGTGGCCATTACCCCTACGCTACTCATTGACTACATGTCATTTGAAACAGATGTAGTGGTACATTAGCCATTTGGTAAGCGGGGGACGTTTGTTTTGTTTAACCAGGTGGAATGTTACGAGAATAAGGAAGACTGAGGGTTTCACTGTATCAGTTACGGATGCTTTTAAAAATCAGAGGACCAGTCACCTAACCTGAACAAAACGGGGGTTGTAACGGTAGACAGACCGGAATATATAGTGATCGTGCGGGAGAAAAGAAAACCGTATTCCAGAAATCGCCAAGTGGAGGATGATCTTGAATCGTCGTAGTTTCTTCGTCGACATTGTTAATCTCTTATTTACGTCCTTCCCTGTAGgcatatttgttatatatattcttttcttttcattggcAGCTTGTACATCACCtgatcattttgtcatcatccATCTTCTACTAACCCTCCCTGCTTTGCTTCTTTGTTATATTGGATGTCAACACAGGGTTAGGGGAACGAAAATGAGAGGAGATCAGCGTTGCCcacctcttctcttcctcccttctaACTAGAAAACTGTTCAGTATTCACTCGAgcagaacaacaaaaaaatgaggtcTCTCCTTGTGCGCAAGAATAGTTTGAAGAGATTGTTCTCGTTCGGCCGCCGCTCTGCGGATGACGATAGCCCCAAGGAGGACGGGCTGCCGGAAACCGAGGCTTCAAAACCGACTGAGATTTTCCCCCACATAGAACCGCTGACCAAACCAGCATGGAGGTGTTTCTCTTATGAAGAAGTCTTCGAGGCCACAAATGGGTTTCATTCCGGTTCGTCCATAGAATTCTTTGCCTACTTGTTTTCCCTCTTAACTACTGATTTCTGTGAACAATTGTCACAAATCTTGTTCATGGTAACAGATAATCTGGTTGGACAAGGAGGGTATGCGGAGGTGTACAGGGGAGTCCTGAAAGAAGGGCAAGTCATAGCTGTGAAGAGGCTTACCAGAGCTGCAACGGATGAGCAGAGAGAGAAGGAATTTTTGACAGAGCTTGGAACCATTGGCCACGTATGTCATCCCAATATTTCGTGCCTAATTGGTTGCTGCATCGACAACGGCCTCCACTTGATATTCGAGTTCTCTGCTCATGGTTGTGTGGCTTCTCGTTTACATGGTATTAACGGAAAAAGCAGAAGAAACTGCTTTTTTGCTTTACAGGATTTGTCTGGACTTCTTCATTTTCCGCCGTCTTCATTTAAATTGCCTTTTTTCTGAAATTAGTTGGTGCCATTGCAGATGAAGATTCACCGCCTATGGAGTGGAAAGTTAGGCACAAAATCGCCATGGGTGTTGCCCGTGGACTTCATTATCTGCATAAAGGATGCCAGAGAAGGATAATTCACAGGGATATCAAAGCATCCAATGTGCTTCTTACTGCAGATTTCGAGCCGCAGGTGAATCATTGTGAACTTGGTCTTTTTCATGCGTAGAGTGATGCAGTGGGCTTATCTGTCACCTGctttctttattcttatgtttGGGATGGGAGAGTGGGTGCTTATTATTGTTGCTGATGTGCTGGCATTGTTTGGTGGATAACTGCTGTATTAGTTTAGGGCAGGGTTTGTATTGGATGCTCGTTGCTTGGGGAAACTAAACTACCGTTTGTTGCGAGAAGATTTTCTTCAATTgtattccttctcttttttttttttgcaaaccaGAAAGAAGGCTGTAGCTATTTGGCTATTCACTCAAGTCACCAATAGAATTTCCACAAAACCATTccccaaaattttgatccaaatgGTTTTAATGTTCGTTGTGCCTCGATGATTGTCAGGCATTATTCAATTGAAatctcttactctctctcttccgccctctctctctctctgccccctTTTTGAGGCAGAATATTATGGGACCAATCCtactttttctcattgttttgtCTCCTTTCCTTTACAATGGGACCAAGCCTTCCATAATTGTTATCTTGTGGCTCTGCAGATTTCTGACTTTGGGCTTGCAAAGTGGCTACCATCTCAGTGGAGTCATCACTCTGTAACTCCAATTGAAGGAACTTTCGGGTTGGTGAACTCATTCTCTAACCACACAAAAGGCATACTGTTGTTAGCGGGCAAATTTCCCTGGTACTAATAACTGTGTTATCAGGTATTTGGCACCGGAGTATTTCACTAATGGCATTGTCGATGAGAAGACCGACGTCTTTGCTTATGGTGTTCTTCTTTTGGAGCTAATCTCCAGCCGAAAACCCGTCGATGGGTCTCACCAAAATTTACTTTCATGGGTAATTTGCATAATAAAGACGATTATATCTTCTGATATGATATAATACATTGGTATGTATCTTCTGATGTGACATACATTTTTCCATAGGCCAAACCGCATCTGGAACAAGGGTGCTTTGAGAAGCTAGCGGATCCAAGACTTGAAGGCCAATACGATGAGCAGCAACTACAAAGGCTAGCGTCGGCTGCATCTTATTGTATCAGATCCTCAGCAATTTGGCGCCCTTCCATGAGCGAGGTATGTTGCATGATTTTTCTCATCCCCGCATCAATCATCATGGACTTACTTTGTTCTTATTACACAAACGGAAACCGGATCAGATCAGATCATGCAATAAAAACCAAGTTAGGATCCACATGGTGACGGGTCCGGTGCGTGGACCCACAGGTCCTTGATGGAGGACGAGGTCCCGTGGATTTGACAGTCGTGCGCTGTGGGACCGAGCTCTCGGTGCCAAAAATAGTCCTCACGTCCATTTTCTCACGACTAGTTTAATTTTAACACATATTTGGGAAAAGACTTTTGGGAGGGCATAGCATATTCCGTCCTTTTGTGAATAATTAGAATGTGGGAAGGCTGGAGATGTCCTTTTCAACAGTTTACATGGGGGgccaaatgcaaaaaaaaaaaaaaaaaacaactattacTTTCGTTGTGCTGGCTCCAAGCGATGATCTACTggcctttcaaaaaaaaatccgTGACGTATACACCGTTCTTACAGGTGAAAAAGACGTTTTgttaaattttctattttgtttgtttaattaaaaaCGATATTTTTAGTTATTCAAGATGGCACGTcaaattgtttttcttgtcgTTGCTTTGGTGGACTTGAACCGTGGACCTAAGGGTCGATTTCTCAACCACTTTGAAGACGTAAGGCTGAAGACAATTTGCATGTGGTTCATACGCTAGTTGCTAGTAGATTCCCATaagttcaaaacttttttttttttttttaatggttggTTGGTCAGACTTAAATATCAATAGGAAACTTCTAGAAGATGAGATCATTGATTTGGCCACGGCTTGACAAACATTGCTTTAGCTAACTTGGGAAAGCATGTTTTGTTCCACAAGAAATATATCGTATGCAATGCTGATTTAATTCCAAATAATGTCATACATCTAAGTTCCAAATGGAAAACCATGGTTTCGAACTTTATTTAACAtacattatatatttatttttttaaatggaggCTAACAGCCCGCAAACTTTAAGCACCCCATACCATATTCATGAATTGCGTGCTGCTGATATTTTACAATATAAAACATGAACCTTATTATATAAATAAGTTGAATGAACTTCttgacatgaaaaataaatcatccaatatattTAAACGGTTGGTATGGTCATTAGATGgcctcattaaaaaaaaaaaaggaaaaagagacgTAGATTGAGCAAGATATTATGGTAAAGTGCACACAGACACATGCGATTTTCCATCCTTGAGAAATTAAGCGAAGCTATCAATGTTACCCAAAACATAATTCCTCAGCATTTTATAGATGAAAACAAATTAAGTTGTTTTTGCCCTGAAAAGACCAAATTTGTACCAGATGGCATGTGACCTTTTTTGTGTTGATCTTAATTCTACATCTTTCAGTAACCATAGTTTTGCATTTTGAATGTCTACAATGAATTGAGCGGAGCATGtgatatttat
Proteins encoded in this region:
- the LOC116251375 gene encoding probable receptor-like serine/threonine-protein kinase At5g57670, with amino-acid sequence MRSLLVRKNSLKRLFSFGRRSADDDSPKEDGLPETEASKPTEIFPHIEPLTKPAWRCFSYEEVFEATNGFHSDNLVGQGGYAEVYRGVLKEGQVIAVKRLTRAATDEQREKEFLTELGTIGHVCHPNISCLIGCCIDNGLHLIFEFSAHGCVASRLHDEDSPPMEWKVRHKIAMGVARGLHYLHKGCQRRIIHRDIKASNVLLTADFEPQISDFGLAKWLPSQWSHHSVTPIEGTFGYLAPEYFTNGIVDEKTDVFAYGVLLLELISSRKPVDGSHQNLLSWAKPHLEQGCFEKLADPRLEGQYDEQQLQRLASAASYCIRSSAIWRPSMSEILELLVDGQIRDCWTMPAQEEDDDFWGFDDLEFDDLDGDSPLLTPPRTSTSSFR